A region of the Epinephelus moara isolate mb chromosome 23, YSFRI_EMoa_1.0, whole genome shotgun sequence genome:
GATGTCCAGGTCCTGACACACTCTGTAGGCGTCCTCACAGTCTCTCTCTGTGGTGCACAGCCCGCTCTCATCCAGAGAGTCCCAGTTCTTCATAAAGACTCCTGTCACACTGTAGCCTTCACATTACAGACGGAAAAATAATTACAATGCGGTTAAACTGGTTAGCTAGCTCATTTAACATTGAGTCagttcaggtgtgtgtgtgagtgtagtTTTTCTCACCTCTTCTCTTCAGTAACAGCGCCGCCACAGAGCTGTCAACGCCTCCGGACATGGCGCACACGACGTGTCTAATTAAACCCATGTTTATTAAATTACAGTCCTTTCTTTTAATACTATTTTTCTTATCTAACTACGAAAAGTCTCCATTGCCATTTGCTAGGGCAGCCATGTTTGCTGCCCGTTTCATAATAGCGTCCGACTGGAAACACGTCTCAAACAGGAACTATTGTGCTGGTGGGAGCCGGGAAAAACGTAACACTTGTAAACATCACTGAGCTGTCACTTTGTAAAGTCGCGGAGAAATCTGAACAAATAATAAGGTAAGTGGGGAACAAGATTAATGCATGAAACATGTCGTTTGGTTTACCTAAAGTCTCTTTAGTTATATAAAATATGGTTTTGTAGTTCAGCGTTTATAATAGATTTTATAATAAATCTGTGCGGACGGCTCACATGTCCAGTAACGTATCAACATAAAGCAGctataatataaaaaatgttgCTAGCTAATTGTATAAccattattattaaatattattcGTATTTTGTACTGGAGAAGGTTAAGGGTAATGTTAAGGACACGTGAAAtcctataaataaaataaagtaatataacctattataaatatattaaaagtaaGTGTAATCCCAAACAatcaagttattattattattattattgttatacagacttttatttatttatttttttaaccatgttTTATCATGGTTGTCCCACAATTCAAATGTGTTCCTGAGAATACATTTTTCCTTGATTGCTAAGACACACTTAATGAAACTGGAATCCACTTGATCTTCATCATCACCTTTGTAGCACTGAGCAAAAGAAAGTTGACACAGATCCTATTAAATTATCTGTggtaaacaaaaggaaaacatctATTCACAGCTGATAGGAATTCATTGCACAGTTATGAATCTCTAATGCACCTTTGTGAGCTCCTTTGCACAACTCTTTAATTAGCAATCAGTCCGTATCCATCTATAAAAGATACCACCTCTGTGTTGCTATTTGCAAGCATGGATCAAGAGGCCAAAGGCacataaaaatgaataacaAAAACTGTCTCCAAATTTGGTCCCTCACCACAAAGAAAACCATTGAACCAATAGCAAGACAGGGCTGACAAGATCCAGGGTAACCTTGCCCTTTGGACTCATCACTGCACCACACTCTGACACTCTAACAGCCTGACTTTTCACACATATTGCTCTACTTCCAAGTCAGAACACAAGACAGTAACACATCACTAGATCAATTTCGCAGGCACTTATTCCCGTACGGCCTTACAAAAACAGTTATGGTCAGAGATCATTTCATTCACTTTTAATTCCTTCGTgtataaataatgaaaactttcttaaacatgttttttatttacagtatttcaACAGGGCATctcaaaaagatgcaaaaagtGCAGATGCATAGTTCAGCAGGGTTTGTTACTGTATCTATGGTACAATCATCTTTGGAAAAAAGAAGACACTTCATGACACTTCAAGTATCAACAATGACACAGACTTTTTCCacaggttttgttttgtatgtgcAATGAAGGGAAGGTGGTTGTAATAAAGACCTTTTTGATCCCATGTGGGATGGGCTGAAGGCatgacaccaaaataaataacaatgaaTTAATTATGCAGACCATTCATTAATGAAATGCATATGTTTTATGAGCCAAAATGGTGGCTCCGCAGTGCCAGTGTATCCCTGatattaaatatgtttctgacaCAGATGGATGAGGTGTCTGCTGACGCTGTCACCCTGGATCTGCTGAGAGAAGCAAGGGAGACGGTGAGATGCAACCCCCTGGGTGTCATCAACACTCCCATGATCCCCTGGTGCCAGACAACCCTGCCTCTCAACATCCACTGCAACATCCGCATCAAACTGGAGAACATGCAGAGAACTGGTGAGAGGGAATAACCCCTTAAAGTCATCACACACAACCGCATCTCAGCTTCATACTTAAGAATtgtctttaatatttaattgaCAGGGTCGTTCAAGATCAGAGGAGTGGCCAATCAGTTTGCCAGGAGACCGAAGGGTGGTCATTTTGTCACCATGTCTGCTGGGAACTATGGGAAGTCTTTTGCGTACGCTTCAAAGCACTATGGGTCAAAAGGCAAGGTGGTGATGCCGGAAACAGCCCCAGTGTCCAGATCCATCCTCATACAGGTCAGAGGTTGTCTGCTGACTGGCTGAAAACCAAATTCCTTCAGTTGCAATAAAAGTGTCGTTCTCATCCTCAGAGTTTCGGGGTGGAGGTGGAGCGAGTTCCCACCTCCTGCTTGATGAATGTGGTGAACCGTTGTGTTCAGGAGGACAACATGACCTTCCTGCACTCCTATGATGATCTGGATCTGATAGCAGGACATGCCAGGTACACTCAGAGGCTGACAGTGGATATCGGAGTCTTAAAACTTCCATCTATTCAAACAAacccacatgtgtgtgtgtgtccagtctAGGTATGGAGGTGCTGGAGGTGATGCCCGAGCCTGATGTGGTGGTGGTGTGCTGTGGTGGAGGGGGGCTGCTGGCCGGTGTAGCCGCCGCCATCAAACTGTCAGGCTGCGATAAGACCAGAATCTACGGTGTGGAACCAGAAGGAGGTAAAACTCACACAAAGGAACAAaacacatggatggattaccgAACGGGACTACCAGgctcaggggcccaaagtgGAAGAGCCCCCTCGGCCttaaaaatgtcacttaaacTAACTGAACTGTACTGACCAGCTagagacttaaaatgaccacaaacaaacataaaacagctgcaaagagatgcaaagcagctgcaaagagacacagacactcacaataacaaaaataggcacaacaaccacaaagaggcagGAAATGACTacaagagatgcaaagcaaatacaaagagattaaaaatgaatacaatgagattcaaaattaccaaaaagaGACTTCAAATGACTACTAAGAGATGTAAAATAACTACAAACatactcaaaatgactacaaagagacagaaagtaactggaaagagactcaaaatgtcttcagagacagaaagcaactacaaagagacacaagatgactAAGAGATGcagaacaactacaaagagacacaaaatgactcaaagacacataaagcaactacaaagagacagaaagcaacTACATAGACTCAAAATGACTTctaagagatgcaaaatgattacaaagaaaTGATTACAAAAACCGGCAAAGCAACCACAtacacaaaaactacaaaaagacacaaaaagcagCTTAACAGTTAAAAAAttctgtgtcttgctcctgtggaggagaggtggtggggccttctaCATGTCTGTGGCCAGGGtccccactgtctcataatcttCACTTGATAAAACCTGCAGTATAAGCTTCAAATGAAGAACCACCAAGTTTTCTAGCAGCTTAGTGaacttgtgtttctgtttaaacTCAGCCTGCACCATGTACAAAAGTTTCATTGAGAAGAAGCCAGTGGGCATGGACACTAAGAGCATCGCTTCAGGACTTGCACCACCTTTTGCAGGTAGCATGCATTTTATTCCTCTCAATCTTTCTCTCCATTGCTTGAAATTAGACTCCTGCAAATACAAACTTTCTTTGCCTCCCAGGCACACTGCCTTTCGAGTTGTGTCAGCGTTACGTGGAGGGGATCGTCCTCATAAACGACGAAGAGATCAAGGCAGCAGTGTCCACCCTCTACAGGTCTGGACTCGTGGTGGAGCCGTCAGGTTCTGCTGCGTTCGCTGCCATCGTTAACAACAAGATACCCGAGCTGGAGGGAAAGGACGTGGTGTGCATCATCAGCGGAGGGAACATCGGAAAAGACGAGCTCACCAATTTCCCAGATTGACAAATATACACCGCTATGATATGACCACTCAGTGTAACATgttctgaaaatgaaaaactattcaggtcttttgatttttttaataaacaaaactATGTCAGTGCCATTTTGCTGTAAATATAATCAGTCTAACTATGAatcaaaatgtgattttttttccccagtttttCAACAATCAAACTCTTGATAAGCTTTTTAAGTTGAATAATCTTAAATTGATCGatacacatttcatttcagaaGTTGCCGCAGGAATATGAGACAAGGCTAAAAAGAAGTGTTATGACTTCCTTAACTGCCTCTTAAACACTTTTTCTGCATCTGTCAGAGTCTTAACAACGACAAAGAAAATGtaagcaggaaaaaaagacgAATGCATGAAAAgatgtatgaaaaataaagtgtattttctCAGCTGTGATCATGACCTGATGTACAGAAAATGGGACTTTTTGTAACACCGAATAGAGATGGTACGGAGTGCACATAAGACAAGGTTTGCATGTCCTTACAATgtgttggaaaaacatcaacagcataaaagaaaaatattagtATGAATCCCCATCCCATATGAACAAAGGCAACctattaattttcttttttaagtccTGATCTGGTCCTTTTTCCTGTCGTAGCTACATGACGTCTTTGGTGGCCATCCTGCATACAACTGCGTCCAACAGAGACCCACACTTCTCCTCCTGTGGGGTGACTTTATACAGCTGAAAGAAAGGCAGAAAAGGGGGGTAAGACTGACAAAATGCTGTGGaaatctgcatgtgtgtgtcctagATTTGAATGAATTTATAGTCTAGCACTACACACGATGAGTAAGTCACATAATATCAAAGCAGAGATGGAGAACCTTTTTGATTTTTGCGTGGTCCGTCACTGAGGGAACATCTTCCGCTGGAACCTGCTGTCCGTTCACCCTGGCTCTGATGTCAGACACAAGCGGCGACACATCTTCAGTGTGAACCAGGACCACCAGGACAGAGTCATCGCCGTCAGAGATCCCAAACCTTTTGAAGGCCTCTGAGATCTGTATTAAGGACGTCATACAAACATGATTAATTTCTGTTTTGAGTTTATTCATGTACATTATGACTGTTTAGCTCActgattcccaactggtccagcagAGGGAaccagatttctcctttgtcattagttcaaggtccacagtttaatatattcagcatcatacttgcgtttggtcGTATCGTCAGGCTAGTTGTTGCTGCCCATTGTCTTACTCATTCTACAGCAGGGAATggctcttcaaaataaaagctctgtgccagaaattcaccataatttaaaataaagtgtgattttcacaaacttgacatgttcacGAGTCATTTGCAGTTCATttagaatggacctgcgacccaccagttgggaaccactggtttagttGGTGCTCCTATCCAGAGCGAGATACATACTGTACCAAGAATCTGTGCAGCAAAAGAATACATTTCCTTTTCTAAATATCCAATAGTGCAGCTaccagtgttggggagtaaacaaatacatgtaaatagctacatgtaattaaataacaaaataaaattaactgtattcagttacagttactgagaaaaaaatatgtaattaaaatacAGTTACCAAGAAAAATTTTGGTGATTACAATTAACTAGTTATCTGCAACCTATTACATGTCAAAAGTAACCATCCTAACACTGGCAGTTACCATTAGTTAAGACAGCAATGTTGAAAGGAACAGGTATCCCTGGCTTGGTGCTGTGGCAgtgataaaaagaaaagcaacagaGGTTGGGTTTTGGTTACTCACATTATTAGTAGGTGACAGGTTGAAGATTATTTCTGAGAATAAACTTCTTGTCTTCATTTTCCCAATTTTCTGCAAGCTAACAGCCTTGTTGGCAGCTACCAGCACCTGGAAAGGACTCACCAGCTGTAAGTGAAAAATACAGTGATTATCAGTGAGGTGACACAGTTTCCCTGACACCTTCTACTTCCCATTGGGTGTAAAATGTAAGTCTGTACAGAAGCTACTACAACTGTGAGCTGATAAAACATGCCTAATATACATAAAAGTTTAGTAAACTCCTGCAAATGCTGAATAAAAGCAACTCACCATGGTTGGGTTGATGAGGGCAGCACTTATTTTACCCTCCACCGCATACTGTCTCAACTCTGCGGCATTTGTCACCTCCTTGAAAAGCATTTGAGTCACCCTGAGGTCGGGGAAAAGCTCCAAGTCGTGTGTTAAATTCATGCTGGACAACTGCTTCAAGAACCACGAAGAAAGTTACGATTTAACGCGCCTCACGTTGAGGTCTGTACACGCGGGGGAACCATAACACGGTGACACCGCTCCGCAGGAAAGTTCCTCTTTAGCAAAACAGTTCCGCTAAGTTAGAAAATTACATCTTAAAGCATTAACCTTTTTAATATATCATATGTATGATTTTGGTGAGTAGTATTTGATAGAAGTGTGACGTTAAAGTATTCAAAAAGGCTAGGAACTAATTGCTATACACAAAGGTTTCGAATCGAGCGTGTTTCCGCAGCGGACCGCCAGCTGTCAAGAATCAAAACTCTTCCGTGTACAAACACTGGTCACAGTTCAGCCAGTTTCCCACGGAGTAGAGACTGTACAGTGGTTTTAATCCGCAAATCCAGTAGTTATGCGGTAAACACAACATTATATCAGCTAGTTTTGGACTGCTTTCACTTTTACATCGGATTTCGTCATCAAACATGGAGAAATTTGAAGGCTACATCTTCACTGCTCTCTGCAGCACCAACTTTTTGATATCCTGCCTGCTGTTCTCCAGAGTCACTCGGGAGCAAAGGGAGCCGTACATGGACGAGATTTTTCATATCCCACAAGCTCAGAAATACTGCCATGGGAAATTCAACGAGGTAAAGTGACTTCCTGAAAGCTGCGGTAGCCATGAAAGCGAGTGTCAGTGATGTGTAGCGGATTAAGGTTAGCTAACAGAGGagcttttgtcttttaaaatgaTGTGGCAGCTATTAGAGCTTTTAATCTCCGTGTCGGACATATAGAATGGCATTAGAGGGGggttatgtgttttaatgtattgtaGTGTATGTAGCTTAATTCAGACTGTAGGAAATGGAGATTAAaggatcatcatcatcatcatgatatCATAACTACAAAGCTGTTCACGACTGATCACAGTATATCAAAGCATACCATAGTTTTTGCTTGCCTACCACTCAGGTGTGAAATTATGAATGCATCATTGAGGCTGGTCAACAGTGGGTAGTGCTGAAGCAACAGAGGCTGAGATATTCTCACTTTTACTTCCTAGTGTGGGTCAGGCTCCAAAACATGCTGGATCCTCCATTTTCCATGATGCAACCTGATGGTGCCTGTATTTAGTCCAGATATACTCAACCTGCTTTGTGCAGGGACCACTTTTGTAAAATGACAGGAGGTAGGGGctagttaataaacaaacaataataacattaatcaggtaaaatgaataaatattaaaggtccagtgtgtaggatttagataACAGAATTGGTACATAATatttataactatgttttctttaattaataatcacctgaaactatgaattgttgtgtttttgggtaccttagaatgagctgtttatatgtagcaagtcctcttccacagagtctgccatgttgtttctacagtagcccagtacggacaaatcaaacactgggcCTTTTGCATTTGTGCATCGGCCACCATAGAGTTCCTCCACCAGGGGCAGGTAACCTGCGCCTCTGGAGCTGCATGTCGCGCTTAGCCCCtctggctccctgtggctttgacaaaaaaaatatattaaaaaaatgaagtcagtttttaagaattaaactttattttataattgATGTAGGCCTGAaatgattcttacattctccaattgtaaaaatgtgtagcctgtACGCaggataataattataattataattataattaattataattataattataatttaaaaaaaaaaaaaaagtctgaacaTTTTGTCACCTAAACTGTGTGTCATACGTCTACagcctggtgccttttcctTTAAAGCTTGCTGAACCTCAGTAGCAATGGCTAGTCTTGAGTTTCCCTGTGATCTAGCTATAGatttcaaatccaaaaaaggaaaagtcttgaGGGGAAATTATGCATGGAcggatttgtttgctttcagccCCAGTATTGCTAAGATATagtacaaaataatcataaatagccaactgcagagtagccacctccTGGtgaaacatattaatgaattcTTACTTACACGTATTGGTAATGTTGATAAGCTAATTTAGTCTTAACATGCTGTATTACCATCATTATAAGGCTCATTATAAGGCTTTTTTGTGCCAAAAATAGCTCTTTTGAAAGTGAAAGTTGCCGACCTCTGTCCTACACGCTTGGTACACTgtagaagtttcagttggttgcagtctctagatgccactaaatcccacacactagacctttaaaggCTCATAACtcatctttattttaaattctcGATTATTATTAAGTCTACATTCATTCTTTCTTATTAAAAGCAGGGGTGTCTCTAGAATTTGAGGATATTTGGTGCTTAGCCTGGACCTTTGTTGGGGGCTTCAGGGAATCCTCCCCTGGCACTAAAAAAAGctgtattttgatgctttttttagGCACTTTGGCACCTTATTTAGATTCAGAGTACACAAACTTAATTCCCAGTGTGAATccaacttattttcattgtcaattacAAAACGGTTAGCGGGCCATCTGGCGCACTGTCACAGGTGAAACATCGGCTGAGTGTCACTGCATAAACAATTCATGACTTTCAAACTCCAGTTATATCCATTTGTATGGCAGGCTCTCTGTTAGAATGTGTCATCTTCAAGCCCAAGCTGAGATAACTTTGCCAAAGACGTTATATCTATTTTCACAACATGATACAAGTAAACTTACTTTCATTTGAAATTGGTGAACAGCCCTTTTAATATGGCTTTGATTCTTCCTCAGTGGGATCCGATGATCACCACTCTCCCAGGTCTGTACCTTGTCTCTGTGGGAGTCATCAAGCCTGTGGTGTGGCTCGCTGACCTGACAGGccaggtggtgtgttccaccGCCATGCTGCGCTTCATCAACCTGCTGTTCAACTGCGGCAACCTTTACCTGCTCTATCTGCTCATCTGCAAACTGCACCTCAGGGAGAAGGTATTATTACGACATGACGAAAATCATCATGCTTGAGTGatgttgttttgacattttcatgTTATCTGATATCGTTTCCTTTTTCCAGACGCGGACGACTTCACGCCGAGTCCTCTCAGCGCTGTCTCTTTCCACCTTCCCCGTGCTCTACTTCTTTAACTTCCTCTACTACACCGACGCCGGATCTACTTTCTTCACCCTCTTCACCTACCTCATGACGCTCTACGGTTGTCACAAGGCCTCAGCGCTCCTCGGCGTCTGCTCCGTGCTCTTCCGCCAGACCAATATCATCTGGGTGGCCTTCTGCGCAGGCACGCTGGTGGCTGCCAAAATGGACGAGGCCTGGAGGGTGGAGCACACGAAAAAGAGGGATGAGAAGTCTCCTCCGTCCCAGGTCCCGCTGTCATTCAGTGGAGTCAAGAAGGTGATGCTCTTCACGCTGGAGTTCCTCACCTCACCCAGTCATGTGAAGGCGGTGCTGCTGGTGGCCTGGCCTTACGCGGTAGTCGGCGTGGGCTTCCTGGCGTTCGTGGTTCTGAATGATGGGGTAGTGGTGGGTGACAGGACGAGCCACGAGGCCTGCCTGAACTTCCCCCAGCTCTTCTACTTCTTCTCCTTCAccctcttcttctccctcccCGTCTCCCTTTGTTATCACCGCGCTCTTCGCTTCCTCCAGGCTCTGAAAAAGCAgcctctgtttttcctcttcgtCACGTGCGTCTCCTTGCTCCTGGTGTGGAAGTTCACCTTCGTCCACAAGTACCTCCTCGCAGATAACCGCCATTTCCCCTTCTACGTGTGGAATAGGCTTTTCCAGAGGCACGAGCTGGTGCGCTTTCTCCTCGTCCCCGCATACGTGTTTGCAGGGTGGAATTTTCTGGACTCCTTCAAGTCACGCTCACTGTTCTGGAGTTTGGCATTCCTGGCATGCCTCCTGGCCGCAACAGTACCCCAGAAGCTGCTGGAGTTCAGGTACTTCATCATTCCCTACCTGATGTACCGTCTGCACATgcccctcccctctcttcccAGACTCATTGTGGAGTTCCTTCTCTACACGGCGGTCAACGCTGCCACGCTTTACATCTTCATCAGTAAGACCTTCCACTGGCCGGACAGCACGGCCACACAGAGGTTCATGTGGTGAACAAAGAGACAGTATCTGATGTCAGGAGTTCCAGGACTCAATCAGGATGTAGGTTTAAAAATGCTTTCCAGAGAACCACAGTCCATGTGACATCTCAGAAATCAAAGAAAAGCTTCTGTTACGTCGCAGTTACAGAAAAGAAATGGCTCACATTTTTACCATTTTGGGTTAATGTAAAGGGATCGCCATATTTTACACAGAGAGTCAATATTGGTAGATTTATGTGACAGGTGGAAGTGAAAACCATTTAAATGTGGAGTCTGCGATTCTGGAGAAAGACGGTTGATATTTGAAGTCAACACACAAAGATATGCACCCCTCCCGCCAGTGCTCTCTCACAAGTAGAACTGTTAGGATAATTACGTCGTCTTATTGAggtcattcattttccgtaaccgcttatcctcttgagggtcgcgggggggctggagcctatcccagctgtcatttggcgagaggcggggtacaccctggacaggtcaccagactatcacagggctgacacatagagacagacaaccattcacactcacattcacacctacggataatttagagtcaccaattaacctgcatgtctttggactatgggaggaagccggagtacccggagaaaaccctcgctgacatggggagaacatgcgaactccacacagaggggctcctgCCCGGGTAcaaaccaggagccctcttgctccgaggcgacagtgctaaccactacaccaccgtgcAGCCCCCGCAAATATTATTCAAGTCATGTCCATACATGATATGATAAAGTCCCGTGTTTATTAGCGTGTTTATTTACAtaagaatgtcaccaacattttagccaacatggTACTAGAATAAAAAGCAGGGTTTTCCTGACCATTTTAACACtaatcaaacaaactggactttgGGGTCAAGTGGACTTGGATCTGGGCGCTGGTGCCTGATATGAAAGCCCCTTTAGTCTTGGGCACAGAacctaagggctcatttatgctcaacttTAGATACGTATACTAAGACGGACGAAGCTTTCTGTTTGTCCTTTTGTTAATTTCGTCtctatttgtgcacgttttctgaaagcttacagatacagacagaaCAGAGCAGTACCAGCAGAGATCGTGGAGGCAGTGCAGTGAATTTCAAGACAGATACAACCGTAGGAGATGACTAAGACAATTAAAAAATGGCGGACCAGAATGAATCAGTAATATAGTGAGGGGCTGGCATTGAAAATGCTATTGAATATCAATATTAATAACGGTATTGTAtcgaagttagaaattccagtatcatgacaaaagcagcacacacaGAATGGACAGCTAGCGGAATATTTAGCGTTGACTTTGCCAAAAAGTGCATTGAATTAAAATCGCAGACTCCACCTTTAATCGAGAGGATTTGGGGGTTGAGTTACGGAgggttttgttttcactgagaaAAGCTACAAACACTGAAGCAGGGCTGTAATTAAAATGACCAAGAGAATACAAAGAGAATTCATTTTGTAAAAAGTATTCGAGTTTTttcctttgaaaataaaatggtgGTGACAGTGTtgtaaaatctaaaatataCTAGTATGTTTTGATGAGAATTTATTGTATATAAAAGTTTTTGGTTGAGGTGTCGATCCTTCTGCAGGGTGGAAAAgtaatcatttcatt
Encoded here:
- the tprkb gene encoding EKC/KEOPS complex subunit TPRKB, producing the protein MNLTHDLELFPDLRVTQMLFKEVTNAAELRQYAVEGKISAALINPTMLVSPFQVLVAANKAVSLQKIGKMKTRSLFSEIIFNLSPTNNISEAFKRFGISDGDDSVLVVLVHTEDVSPLVSDIRARVNGQQVPAEDVPSVTDHAKIKKLYKVTPQEEKCGSLLDAVVCRMATKDVM
- the alg10 gene encoding dol-P-Glc:Glc(2)Man(9)GlcNAc(2)-PP-Dol alpha-1,2-glucosyltransferase encodes the protein MEKFEGYIFTALCSTNFLISCLLFSRVTREQREPYMDEIFHIPQAQKYCHGKFNEWDPMITTLPGLYLVSVGVIKPVVWLADLTGQVVCSTAMLRFINLLFNCGNLYLLYLLICKLHLREKTRTTSRRVLSALSLSTFPVLYFFNFLYYTDAGSTFFTLFTYLMTLYGCHKASALLGVCSVLFRQTNIIWVAFCAGTLVAAKMDEAWRVEHTKKRDEKSPPSQVPLSFSGVKKVMLFTLEFLTSPSHVKAVLLVAWPYAVVGVGFLAFVVLNDGVVVGDRTSHEACLNFPQLFYFFSFTLFFSLPVSLCYHRALRFLQALKKQPLFFLFVTCVSLLLVWKFTFVHKYLLADNRHFPFYVWNRLFQRHELVRFLLVPAYVFAGWNFLDSFKSRSLFWSLAFLACLLAATVPQKLLEFRYFIIPYLMYRLHMPLPSLPRLIVEFLLYTAVNAATLYIFISKTFHWPDSTATQRFMW
- the srr gene encoding L-threonine dehydratase catabolic TdcB, with product MDEVSADAVTLDLLREARETVRCNPLGVINTPMIPWCQTTLPLNIHCNIRIKLENMQRTGSFKIRGVANQFARRPKGGHFVTMSAGNYGKSFAYASKHYGSKGKVVMPETAPVSRSILIQSFGVEVERVPTSCLMNVVNRCVQEDNMTFLHSYDDLDLIAGHASLGMEVLEVMPEPDVVVVCCGGGGLLAGVAAAIKLSGCDKTRIYGVEPEGACTMYKSFIEKKPVGMDTKSIASGLAPPFAGTLPFELCQRYVEGIVLINDEEIKAAVSTLYRSGLVVEPSGSAAFAAIVNNKIPELEGKDVVCIISGGNIGKDELTNFPD